A genomic stretch from Telopea speciosissima isolate NSW1024214 ecotype Mountain lineage chromosome 7, Tspe_v1, whole genome shotgun sequence includes:
- the LOC122669391 gene encoding ribosome maturation protein SBDS produces MSRSLVQPIGQKRLTNVAVVRLKKHGMRFEIACYKNKVLSWRSGVEKDLDEVLQSHTVYSNVSKGVLAKSKDLIAAFGTDDHPQICLEILKQGELQVAGKERESQLSSQFRDIATIVMQKTINPETQRPYTISMIERLMHEIHFAIDPHNSSKKQALEVIQELQKHFPIKRSPMRLRLTVPENHFSSVMEKLNSWNGNVVSKDESGNQLHVVCEMEPGNFRDCDAFLRNLQGKLEILAVSVHAEGDGHVDHYDEHEDIPPSLPKESIDTVPQLSEKMQKQTISTGNENAEGEVKQNKCSTCNAVVGDAKQYRDHFKSDWHKHNLRRKTRQLPPLTAEECMADMEVGDLKADLKEYSF; encoded by the exons atgtcGAGGTCATTGGTGCAGCCCATAGGGCAGAAGAGATTGACGAACGTGGCGGTGGTTCGACTGAAAAAGCATGGAATGCGCTTCGAGATCGCCTGCTACAAAAATAAGGTCCTCTCATGGCGTTCTGGAGT AGAGAAAGATTTGGATGAAGTACTGCAGTCACATACTGTCTATTCTAATGTTTCAAAAGGAGTACTTGCCAAGTCAAAAGATCTGATTGCGGCCTTTGGTACTGATGATCATCCACAGATATGCTTGGAG ATTTTGAAGCAAGGAGAGCTTCAAGTTGCAGGGAAGGAGAGGGAATCTCAGCTGTCAAGTCAATTCCGTGATATTGCTACAATAGTAATGCAGAAGACCATCAATCCAGAAACTCAAAGGCCATATACGATTAGCATGATCGAGCGGCTTATGCATGAAATCCATTTTGCAATTGATCCTCATAACAGCTCAAAGAAACAG GCACTAGAAGTAATTCAGGAGCTTCAGAAACACTTCCCCATTAAAAGGTCCCCAATGAGATTGCGGCTCACAGTACCTGAAAACCACTTCTCTTCTGTCATGGAGAAGCTCAATTCCTGGAATGGTAACGTTGTTTCAAAGGATGAATCTGGAAATCAGCTACATGTG GTCTGTGAAATGGAACCTGGTAATTTCCGAGATTGTGATGCCTTCTTGAGGAATCTGCAGGGGAAATTGGAAATACTTGCCGTCTCTGTGCATGCAGAGGGGGATGGCCATGTTGATCACTATGATGAACATGAAGACATTCCACCCAGTCTTCCAAAGGAGTCAATTGACACTGTCCCGCAACTGAGTGAGAAAATGCAGAAACAAACCATCTCTACTGGAAATGAGAATGCTGAAGGGGAGGTCAAACAGAACAAGTGTAGTACATGCAATGCAGTAGTTGGAGACGCAAAGCAGTATCGTGACCACTTTAAGAGCGATTGGCACAAGCATAACCTGCGGCGGAAGACGAGACAGCTCCCACCCCTTACTGCTGAGGAATGCATGGCTGACATGGAAGTGGGTGATTTAAAGGCAGATTTGAAGGAGTACTCATTTTGA